From one Doryrhamphus excisus isolate RoL2022-K1 chromosome 9, RoL_Dexc_1.0, whole genome shotgun sequence genomic stretch:
- the cmklr2 gene encoding chemerin-like receptor 2 produces the protein MADSAEDYGNYSYDYYMEYGDMEELKVDHKQREAIHIISVVIYVVSFVLGLIGNGTVLWVTGCKSKRTVNSVWLLNLALADFVFVLFLPFYIDYILRDFHWDFGVAICKINSFVSVMNMYASVLFLTVLSIDRYVSLVHHNWSQRYRTVARAWLVSVCVWVTAAVMSCPALIFRDTVRLQNKVICFNNFHAQDGQSAAVSHILIVSIRTTVGFLLPFSAICVTSLLLTRKVTQSQGSVRLSNFTKTVSAMVLAFFLCWAPFHIFSLMELSIHSSLYLHNVLKMGFPLATSLGFFNSCINPLLYMLLGKKVRHILKRACLDITKSSLRELSQSVSGTEMESLPGVPQDQDSAPEEPVASSTL, from the coding sequence ATGGCTGACTCCGCAGAGGACTATGGAAACTACAGCTACGACTACTACATGGAGTACGGTGACATGGAAGAACTTAAAGTCGACCACAAGCAGAGAGAAGCGATACACATTATCTCAGTGGTCATCTATGTGGTTTCCTTTGTGCTGGGCCTCATCGGAAACGGAACTGTCCTTTGGGTGACGGGATGCAAGAGCAAAAGGACCGTGAACAGCGTTTGGTTGCTCAATCTGGCACTGGCCGACTTTGTCTTTGTGCTCTTCCTGCCCTTCTACATCGATTACATCCTGCGGGACTTCCACTGGGACTTTGGTGTGGCTATATGTAAGATTAACTCCTTTGTGTCGGTGATGAACATGTACGCGAGCGTTCTGTTCCTGACCGTGCTCAGCATTGACAGATACGTATCGCTTGTCCATCACAACTGGTCTCAGAGGTATCGGACCGTAGCGAGAGCCTGGCTCGTAAGTGTTTGTGTATGGGTCACGGCCGCCGTCATGAGCTGCCCGGCGCTCATCTTTCGGGATACGGTGCGCTTACAGAACAAGGTGATATGCTTTAATAACTTCCACGCACAGGATGGACAGTCCGCAGCAGTAAGTCACATTCTAATCGTCTCCATTCGTACCACAGTGGGCTTTCTACTGCCTTTCTCCGCTATATGTGTAACCAGCCTTCTTCTGACTAGGAAGGTGACGCAATCTCAAGGCTCAGTTCGGCTCTCCAACTTCACTAAAACGGTCTCTGCAATGGTTCTGGCCTTTTTTTTATGCTGGGCCCCTTTCCACATATTTAGCCTGATGGAGCTATCCATACATTCCTCGCTGTATCTACACAACGTTCTGAAAATGGGGTTTCCTCTGGCCACCAGCTTGGGCTTTTTCAATAGCTGCATTAACCCGCTGCTTTATATGCTTCTGGGGAAAAAGGTCCGCCACATTCTGAAACGCGCATGCCTGGACATAACTAAAAGCTCGCTCAGAGAACTCAGCCAGTCTGTCTCAGGGACTGAAATGGAGTCTCTGCCTGGGGTACCTCAAGACCAGGACAGTGCACCAGAGGAACCTGTGGCGTCATCCACTCTGTGA
- the LOC131135840 gene encoding NADH-ubiquinone oxidoreductase 75 kDa subunit, mitochondrial-like: protein MAAVSTLTRSAYISSEVEDNWKVLNVLHSAASQALDLGCTPGLDAIRENPPKVPVLIGAEAGCITRKDIPVDSFIIYQGRLFLPLSGS from the exons ATGGCAGCTGTGTCAACTCTAACACGGAGTGCTTACATCAGCAGTGAAGTGGAGGACAATTGGAAGGTTCTCAATGTGCTTCACAG TGCTGCCAGTCAAGCACTTGATCTTGGGTGCACACCAGGACTGGACGCTATCAGAGAGAACCCACCTAAGGTTCCAGTCCTTATAGGAGCTGAGGCTGGCTGCATTACCCGCAAAGATATCCCAGTGGACAGCTTTATAATTTATCAAGGTCGACTGTTTTTACCTCTCAGCGGCAGTTAA